A segment of the Amycolatopsis thermophila genome:
CATGCCGGTCAGCAGCACGGCCTTGTCGGCGGTGCCGAACGCGTCGACCGCGAAGTCCTTGAGCCACTCCGGGGTCACGTCGATCGCCGCGTTGCCGACCGCGAAGAACGGGGAGGCGTTCGGGCCGACGAACGCGGCCACCAGGTGCCCCGCGCCGAGCGCCGCGACCAGGGCGATCACGCCGATCAGCCCGGCGACGGGCGCGGACAGCCGAGGGGGCTGGGCCGGGTTCGTGCTCACCCCACCAGTCTGGCCCGGTTCAGGTGAGCGCGGCGCGAAGCCGGTCCTCCTCCACCTTCCAGTAGCCGTGCTCGGCGCCGTCGACGAGGATCACCGGCACCCGGTCGCCGTACTCGGCCCGCCACTCGGGGTCGGTGTCGACGTCCTCGGCGCGCCACGGCACACCCAGCTCGGCGCAGATCCGCTCGACGTCCCGCTCCGCCGCGACGCACGCGGAGCAGCCCTGCCGGGTCATCACGGTCACTTCGTGGGCCATGGGGGAATCATCCCCGCAGCCGGACGCGGCGCAGCTTCCCGGTCGGCGAATGCGGCAGCCGCTCGGCGAACTCGACGGTGTGCGGCACCTTGTAGCCGGCCAGGTTCGCCGCGCAGTGCTCGACCACCTGCTGCTCGGACAGCGACGCCCCGGCGACCGGCACCACGACGGCCTTGACCGCCTCCCCGCTGCGCTCGTCGAGCACGCCGACCACGGCGGCCTCCGCCACCTCCGGCAGCTGCGCGATGACCTCCTCGACCTCGTGCGGGAACACGTTGAAGCCGTTGACGATGATCAGGTCGTTGGCGCGGTCGACCAGGTGCAGGTCGCCGTCGTTGTCCAGGAAACCCACGTCACCGGTGCGGAACCAGCCCTCGGCGTCCGGGCCGTGCGCGCCGTCCGGCC
Coding sequences within it:
- a CDS encoding glutaredoxin family protein — encoded protein: MAHEVTVMTRQGCSACVAAERDVERICAELGVPWRAEDVDTDPEWRAEYGDRVPVILVDGAEHGYWKVEEDRLRAALT